From a region of the Mycobacterium sp. SMC-8 genome:
- the rnhA gene encoding ribonuclease HI, with protein MSASIEDPVIIHTDGGCRPNPGPGGWGAVLRHRDRVREMFGGEATTTSNNRMELMAPIMALEALTRPVTVHLHTDSTYVRNGITKWVHGWERNGWMTAAKQPVKNVDLWQRLQIACAQHRVEWFWVKGHSGVVDNELADVLATRGLQQALAAAASPI; from the coding sequence ATGAGCGCGTCCATCGAGGACCCCGTCATCATCCACACCGACGGGGGCTGCCGACCCAACCCGGGACCGGGCGGCTGGGGTGCGGTGCTGCGTCACCGCGATCGCGTCCGTGAGATGTTCGGCGGCGAGGCCACTACGACGAGCAACAACCGGATGGAATTGATGGCGCCGATCATGGCGCTGGAGGCACTCACCCGGCCTGTGACGGTGCACCTGCACACCGACAGCACGTATGTCCGCAACGGCATCACCAAGTGGGTGCACGGTTGGGAGCGCAACGGGTGGATGACCGCAGCCAAGCAGCCGGTGAAGAACGTCGATCTGTGGCAGCGGCTTCAGATCGCGTGCGCGCAGCACCGTGTCGAATGGTTCTGGGTCAAGGGACATTCCGGTGTCGTCGACAACGAGCTCGCCGACGTGCTGGCCACCCGCGGGCTGCAGCAGGCGCTCGCGGCGGCCGCCAGTCCTATCTGA
- a CDS encoding TetR/AcrR family transcriptional regulator, whose translation MSDLHDGPGNRLERRKQRTRAALIRAAQALIAAGTLNVPILEITRVADVGMGSFYNHFASKEELFEAAVADVLDKHGALLDRLTASTEDPAETFACSFRLTGRLFRRRPQESRILLGGGLHLMSSDRGLAPRARRDITAAAAAGRFRVDDPQLALAVAAGALFGLGKLLQDEPERDDAEAADRVTEDLLRMFGMTADEARDVCRRPLPDIDDVTRPDSAA comes from the coding sequence GTGAGTGATCTGCATGACGGCCCCGGCAATCGACTGGAGCGGCGGAAACAGCGGACGCGGGCTGCGCTGATCCGCGCGGCGCAGGCGCTTATCGCCGCTGGGACGCTCAATGTGCCGATATTGGAGATCACCCGGGTCGCCGACGTCGGGATGGGTTCGTTCTACAACCACTTCGCCAGCAAGGAAGAGCTTTTCGAAGCAGCGGTCGCCGACGTACTGGACAAGCACGGTGCGCTTCTCGACCGGCTGACTGCCTCGACAGAGGATCCTGCGGAGACGTTCGCGTGCAGCTTCCGGCTGACCGGCCGATTGTTCCGCCGCCGGCCACAGGAAAGCCGGATACTCCTCGGCGGGGGACTGCACCTGATGTCCTCGGATCGCGGTCTCGCTCCGCGCGCACGACGCGACATCACAGCGGCCGCAGCGGCGGGACGCTTCCGCGTCGACGATCCTCAGCTCGCGTTGGCGGTTGCTGCAGGTGCGTTGTTCGGTCTCGGGAAGCTGCTGCAGGACGAGCCGGAACGTGACGATGCGGAGGCCGCCGACAGGGTCACCGAAGACTTGTTGCGCATGTTCGGGATGACCGCCGATGAGGCCCGCGACGTCTGTCGCCGGCCGCTACCCGACATCGATGACGTGACTCGTCCGGACTCGGCGGCCTGA
- a CDS encoding HNH endonuclease signature motif containing protein, giving the protein MYVRSMSGSEVRAAVSGLRRAFDEVAACEVDLLTRPDLVAALDELETLWCQLPAVRHRLLARLQAEATPRQMGAKSWKEVLSVRWRLSTGEAHRRLSEAAVLAPRQSLTGPALPPVLPATAIAQAHGLINAEHVDVIRRSLNKVPGWVDTATRERIEVDLVRTAVGNGPKELKDCAERTLFLLDQDGPEPDETERARKRAVSRSPQRGDAMVDLRATLTPEAWAVWEPIFARLAAPGMCNPDDPEPCTSGTPSQAQIDNDQRSLAQRQHDALVAAGRIALMSGQLGQLNGLPVSVIIRTTVQDLQSRAGVGVTGGGTVVPIAEVIRMAGHANHYLAVFDRATGSAMDLFRAKRIASPAQRIMLIARDGGCTKPGCTVGAYGSQVHHVVADWVDGGNTNVDELGLACGPDNRSVDPDGGGWSTRMNDRCEVEWIPPPTLDTGQARLNYYHQPERLLRPPEDPEPDNPEPAEPAAGSQVRVAEPDTPRTADDPGEPGGPAPPGDRAA; this is encoded by the coding sequence ATGTATGTTCGAAGTATGTCGGGGAGCGAGGTGCGGGCCGCGGTGAGCGGGTTGCGCCGCGCCTTCGATGAGGTGGCGGCCTGTGAGGTTGATTTGTTGACCCGACCGGATTTGGTGGCGGCCCTGGATGAGCTGGAAACCCTGTGGTGTCAGCTGCCCGCGGTGCGTCATCGGCTGCTGGCCCGGTTGCAGGCTGAGGCGACCCCGCGCCAGATGGGCGCGAAATCCTGGAAAGAGGTGCTTTCGGTGCGTTGGCGGCTCTCGACCGGCGAGGCGCATCGGCGGTTGAGCGAAGCGGCGGTGTTGGCGCCGCGCCAGTCGTTGACCGGCCCGGCCCTGCCGCCGGTGCTGCCGGCCACGGCGATCGCCCAAGCGCACGGGCTGATCAACGCCGAACACGTCGACGTGATCCGCCGATCGCTCAACAAGGTGCCGGGCTGGGTCGACACCGCCACCCGGGAGCGCATTGAGGTTGATCTGGTGCGTACTGCGGTCGGTAACGGCCCCAAGGAACTCAAGGACTGCGCGGAGCGGACGTTGTTTCTGCTCGATCAGGACGGCCCCGAACCCGATGAAACCGAACGCGCCCGCAAACGCGCGGTGTCGAGGTCGCCCCAGCGTGGGGATGCCATGGTGGATCTGCGCGCCACGCTGACTCCGGAGGCGTGGGCGGTGTGGGAGCCGATTTTCGCCCGGTTGGCCGCGCCGGGGATGTGTAATCCCGACGATCCCGAGCCGTGCACGTCGGGGACGCCGTCGCAGGCCCAGATCGACAACGATCAGCGCAGCCTGGCCCAGCGCCAGCATGATGCGCTGGTCGCAGCCGGGCGGATCGCCCTGATGAGCGGCCAGCTCGGGCAGCTCAACGGGCTGCCGGTGTCGGTGATCATCCGTACCACGGTGCAGGATTTGCAGTCCCGGGCCGGGGTCGGTGTCACCGGCGGGGGCACGGTGGTGCCCATCGCCGAAGTGATCCGCATGGCCGGGCACGCCAACCACTATCTGGCGGTGTTCGACCGGGCCACCGGCTCAGCAATGGATTTGTTCCGCGCCAAGCGCATCGCCTCCCCGGCACAGCGGATCATGCTGATCGCCCGTGACGGCGGGTGCACCAAACCTGGCTGCACCGTGGGCGCCTACGGCTCTCAGGTCCATCACGTGGTCGCCGACTGGGTCGATGGCGGGAACACCAACGTCGATGAACTCGGCCTGGCGTGCGGGCCGGATAACCGCAGCGTCGACCCCGACGGCGGTGGGTGGTCGACCCGGATGAACGACCGTTGTGAGGTGGAATGGATCCCACCCCCGACACTGGACACCGGTCAGGCCCGGCTGAACTACTACCACCAACCCGAACGGCTCCTCCGCCCACCAGAGGACCCGGAACCCGACAATCCCGAGCCGGCCGAGCCCGCGGCGGGCAGCCAAGTCCGCGTCGCCGAACCGGACACCCCACGAACCGCCGACGATCCCGGCGAACCCGGCGGACCCGCACCACCCGGCGACCGCGCGGCCTGA
- a CDS encoding IS3 family transposase (programmed frameshift), with amino-acid sequence MVADLRSDTVSEWEAMGRVADLLGVGTAETVRKWVRQAEIDAGDRAGQTSEESEVLRKLRRENAELKRANAILKAASGFLRCRARPAVSVVVEFISAHQHMRVGADGLKWGVESMCAVLSEFGVVIAPSTYYAHRARRGPSKADWTDAQVIDAIWRLRRSNKLFAVLGARKTWIVLRTNGLDVSRCVVERVMREMGWRGACKRRRVRTTIADPAATRAPDRVARHFVAGAPDRLWVADFTYCRTRAGWAYTAFVTDVYARKIVGWKVATEMTQKLVTDAINHAIDTRKRSGATFLDDLIHHSDAGSQYTAVAFTEHLAAEGILPSVGSVGDSFDNALAESVNSSYKTELIDHQPPYPGAADLSLATAEWVAFYNRQRPNGYCQDLTPDRAEALYYHRQRHPHTEEALR; translated from the exons ATGGTGGCCGATCTGCGCAGCGACACGGTCTCGGAGTGGGAGGCGATGGGCCGGGTTGCTGATCTGCTGGGCGTCGGTACCGCCGAGACGGTGCGCAAATGGGTCCGCCAGGCCGAGATCGACGCCGGAGATCGGGCTGGGCAGACCAGCGAGGAATCCGAGGTCCTGCGCAAGCTGCGCCGGGAGAACGCCGAACTCAAGCGGGCCAACGCGATTTTGAAGGCGGCGTCGG GTTTTCTTCGCTGCCGAGCTCGACCGGCCGTCTCAGTAGTCGTGGAGTTCATCAGCGCCCACCAGCACATGCGTGTGGGCGCTGATGGTCTCAAGTGGGGTGTCGAGTCGATGTGCGCCGTGCTCTCGGAGTTCGGCGTCGTGATCGCCCCGTCGACGTATTACGCCCACCGCGCCCGCCGTGGCCCCTCGAAGGCGGACTGGACTGATGCGCAGGTGATCGACGCCATCTGGCGGCTGCGCCGATCCAACAAGCTGTTCGCGGTTCTGGGTGCCCGTAAGACGTGGATTGTGTTGCGTACCAACGGACTCGATGTCTCACGGTGTGTTGTGGAGCGGGTCATGCGGGAGATGGGTTGGCGGGGTGCGTGCAAGCGCCGCCGGGTGCGCACCACCATTGCTGATCCGGCAGCAACGCGAGCTCCGGATCGGGTCGCGCGGCATTTCGTCGCCGGCGCGCCGGACCGTTTGTGGGTGGCCGATTTCACGTACTGCCGGACCCGTGCCGGCTGGGCCTACACAGCGTTCGTGACCGACGTCTACGCCCGCAAGATCGTAGGCTGGAAGGTGGCCACCGAGATGACCCAGAAGCTGGTGACCGATGCGATCAACCACGCCATAGATACCAGGAAGCGTTCTGGTGCAACATTTTTGGATGATCTGATCCATCACAGCGATGCGGGCTCTCAATATACGGCGGTAGCGTTCACTGAACACTTGGCCGCTGAAGGGATCCTGCCCTCAGTCGGATCGGTGGGCGATAGCTTCGACAACGCCTTGGCCGAATCGGTGAACAGCAGCTACAAGACCGAACTCATCGACCACCAGCCGCCGTATCCCGGTGCCGCCGACCTCTCGCTGGCAACCGCCGAATGGGTGGCTTTCTACAACCGGCAGCGACCGAATGGCTACTGCCAGGACCTGACTCCGGACCGGGCCGAAGCCCTCTATTACCATCGCCAACGGCACCCTCATACCGAGGAGGCACTCAGATAA
- a CDS encoding ATP-dependent DNA ligase: protein MVDRYDRVRLTNPDKVLYPATGGRRRDVTKAEVFDYYVNVAAAMLPHIAGRPVTRKRWPNGVDQESFFEKQLASSAPDWLRRGTVVHKSGTTTYPVIDTVEGLAWIAQQAALEVHVPQWRFTGGDGEAGEVGPATRIVFDLDPGEGVTFRQLCEVAHEVRGLIGDIGLRTFPLTSGSKGLHLYVPLDDPISSRGASVLAKRVAQQLEQAMPKQVTATMTKSMRAGKVFLDWSQNNGNKTTIAPYSLRGREHPTVAAPRTWDEIEDPDLRHLMFDEVLDRLDRDGDLLADLDPPLPVPDRLTRYRSMRDTAKTPEPIPGEAPKTGNNDTFVIQEHHARRLHYDFRLERDGVLVSWAVPKNLPDTPSVNHLAVHTEDHPMEYLTFAGEIPKGEYGGGQVYLWDTGTYETEKFRDNPPDGPAKGGEVIVTLHGSKIEGRYALIQTDGKNWLAHRMKEQNNPTVADLAPMLATEGSIQRLTKAQWAFEGKWDGYRLLVEIDHGKLALRSRRGRDVTGEYPQLRALAADLAEHHVILDGEAVALDESGVPNFGHMQNRARSTRVEFWAFDILYLDGRSLLRAKYSDRRRLLEALADACGVIVPPVIDADTGPEALEAARKKRWEGVIAKKRDATYQPGRRSSSWIKDKLWNTQEVVIGGWREGNGGRTSGIGALVLGIPGDGGLQFVGRVGTGFTDKELASLKETLMPLRTDESPFATELPKQDAKGVTFVRPELVGEVRYSERTSDNRLRQASWRGLRDDKTPDEVRWE, encoded by the coding sequence GTGGTGGACCGCTATGACCGGGTGAGGCTGACCAACCCGGACAAGGTGCTGTACCCGGCGACCGGGGGACGGCGCAGGGACGTCACGAAAGCAGAGGTGTTCGACTACTACGTCAACGTAGCGGCGGCGATGCTGCCCCACATCGCCGGGCGTCCCGTCACCCGCAAGCGCTGGCCCAACGGCGTCGACCAGGAGTCCTTCTTCGAAAAGCAGCTCGCCTCGTCCGCGCCGGACTGGCTGAGACGCGGCACCGTCGTGCACAAGTCGGGCACCACGACCTATCCGGTGATCGACACCGTGGAGGGGCTGGCCTGGATCGCCCAGCAGGCCGCGCTGGAAGTGCACGTGCCGCAGTGGCGGTTCACGGGCGGCGACGGGGAAGCCGGTGAGGTCGGGCCTGCGACGCGCATCGTGTTCGATCTCGACCCGGGTGAGGGGGTGACGTTCCGGCAGTTGTGCGAGGTCGCCCACGAGGTCCGGGGTCTGATCGGCGACATCGGGTTGCGGACGTTCCCGCTGACCAGCGGCAGCAAGGGGCTGCACCTCTACGTGCCGCTCGACGACCCGATCAGCTCACGCGGAGCCTCTGTGCTGGCCAAGCGGGTGGCCCAGCAGCTCGAACAGGCGATGCCCAAGCAGGTCACAGCCACGATGACCAAAAGCATGCGGGCCGGCAAGGTATTTCTGGACTGGAGTCAGAACAACGGCAACAAGACCACCATCGCGCCGTATTCCCTTCGCGGACGCGAACATCCGACCGTGGCGGCGCCGCGCACCTGGGACGAGATCGAGGATCCGGACCTGCGTCACCTGATGTTCGACGAGGTGCTCGATCGGCTCGACCGCGACGGCGACCTGCTCGCCGATCTGGATCCGCCGCTGCCGGTGCCCGACCGGCTCACCCGGTATCGAAGCATGCGCGACACCGCCAAGACTCCGGAACCGATTCCCGGTGAGGCTCCGAAGACCGGCAACAACGACACGTTCGTCATCCAGGAACACCACGCCCGCCGGCTGCATTACGACTTCCGGCTGGAACGCGACGGTGTGCTGGTCAGCTGGGCGGTGCCCAAGAACCTGCCCGACACCCCTTCGGTGAACCACCTCGCCGTACACACCGAGGACCACCCGATGGAGTACCTGACCTTCGCGGGTGAGATCCCCAAAGGCGAGTACGGCGGAGGCCAGGTCTACCTCTGGGATACCGGCACCTACGAGACCGAGAAGTTTCGGGACAATCCGCCCGACGGTCCTGCCAAGGGCGGCGAGGTCATCGTGACCCTGCACGGCAGCAAGATCGAGGGCCGGTATGCGTTGATCCAGACCGACGGCAAGAACTGGCTGGCGCACCGGATGAAGGAGCAGAACAATCCCACAGTGGCAGACCTTGCGCCCATGCTGGCCACCGAGGGCTCGATACAGCGACTGACCAAGGCGCAGTGGGCGTTCGAGGGAAAGTGGGATGGCTACCGGCTGTTGGTCGAAATCGATCACGGGAAGTTGGCGCTGCGCTCGCGGCGGGGTCGCGACGTCACCGGCGAGTATCCGCAGCTGAGGGCGCTGGCCGCCGACCTCGCCGAGCACCACGTGATCCTCGACGGCGAGGCGGTGGCACTCGACGAGTCCGGTGTTCCCAACTTCGGCCACATGCAGAACAGGGCGCGGTCGACGCGAGTGGAGTTCTGGGCGTTCGACATCCTCTATCTCGACGGCCGTTCGCTGCTGCGGGCCAAATACTCCGACCGCCGTCGCCTGTTGGAGGCTCTTGCCGATGCTTGCGGCGTCATCGTGCCCCCGGTGATCGACGCCGACACCGGGCCCGAGGCGCTCGAGGCGGCACGCAAGAAGCGGTGGGAGGGGGTCATCGCGAAGAAGCGCGACGCCACTTACCAGCCGGGTCGTCGCTCATCGTCGTGGATCAAGGACAAACTCTGGAACACCCAGGAGGTGGTGATCGGGGGCTGGCGGGAAGGCAACGGGGGCCGCACCAGCGGCATCGGTGCGCTCGTGCTCGGCATCCCCGGCGACGGCGGCCTGCAGTTCGTCGGCCGTGTGGGCACCGGGTTCACCGACAAGGAGCTGGCGTCGCTGAAGGAGACGCTGATGCCCCTACGTACCGACGAATCACCTTTCGCCACAGAGCTTCCCAAGCAGGACGCCAAGGGGGTGACGTTCGTGCGGCCGGAACTGGTGGGGGAGGTGCGCTACAGCGAACGTACGTCCGACAACCGGCTCCGGCAGGCCAGCTGGCGCGGGCTGCGTGACGACAAGACGCCCGACGAGGTCAGATGGGAATGA
- a CDS encoding carbohydrate kinase yields the protein MRALVIGEALVDIVERDGEPLGEYVGGSPLNVAVGLARLGRDVDFLTHIGTDARGQRIADYVKSSGAQLVSGSTSAAKTATALARLDPSGSATYSFDIEWQLSGTPEVAPPLVLHTGSIATVLEPGCLATKALVDTYHLSATVTFDPNIRSALIADADAARARIDRMLERADVVKASSEDLHWMDPTRTPDQTAAAWLALGPSIVVVTYGADGALAMCADGTVRVPAGHVDVVDTVGAGDAFMTGLIDALWSMDLLGAQRRDRLAAIGTESLTGAVRMATLTAALTVARPGAELPDRVSRDAAASDILG from the coding sequence ATGAGGGCACTGGTGATCGGTGAGGCACTCGTCGACATCGTCGAACGCGACGGAGAGCCACTGGGCGAATATGTGGGCGGAAGCCCACTGAATGTGGCGGTCGGCCTCGCCCGGCTGGGCCGCGACGTCGATTTCCTCACCCACATCGGCACCGACGCCCGCGGGCAGCGGATCGCGGACTACGTGAAAAGCTCAGGTGCACAACTTGTTTCCGGAAGCACCAGTGCCGCCAAGACCGCCACGGCACTCGCCCGGCTCGATCCGTCCGGGTCGGCGACCTATTCGTTCGACATCGAGTGGCAGCTGAGCGGCACTCCCGAAGTAGCGCCGCCGTTGGTGTTGCACACCGGCTCCATCGCCACGGTGCTGGAACCGGGATGCCTGGCCACCAAGGCCCTCGTCGACACGTATCACTTGTCGGCGACAGTCACCTTCGACCCGAACATCCGCTCCGCGCTGATCGCCGATGCCGACGCCGCTCGTGCGCGCATCGACCGGATGCTCGAACGCGCCGACGTCGTCAAGGCCAGCAGCGAGGACCTGCACTGGATGGATCCGACGCGCACCCCCGATCAGACCGCGGCGGCCTGGCTGGCCCTGGGACCGTCGATCGTCGTGGTGACCTACGGCGCGGACGGTGCGCTGGCGATGTGTGCGGACGGAACGGTGCGGGTACCTGCCGGACATGTCGATGTGGTGGACACCGTGGGCGCGGGTGATGCGTTCATGACGGGCCTCATCGACGCGCTGTGGTCGATGGATCTGCTCGGCGCGCAGCGTCGCGACCGCCTCGCCGCCATCGGAACGGAGTCATTGACGGGCGCGGTGCGCATGGCGACGCTGACGGCGGCCCTGACCGTGGCGCGGCCCGGCGCCGAGCTACCCGATCGTGTCAGCCGCGACGCCGCCGCATCGGACATACTGGGCTGA
- a CDS encoding Ku protein, whose amino-acid sequence MRSIWKGSIAFGLVNVPVKVYSATEDHDIKFHQVHEKDNGRIRYKRVCEVCGEVVEYRDIAKAYESDDGQTVIITDDDISTLPEERSREIEVLEFVPAGDLDPLMYDRSYFLEPDGKSAKSYVLLAQTLKETDRVAIVNFALRNKTRLAALRVKDFSKRDVMMIHTLLWPDEIRDPDFPVLDKKVDVKPAELKMASQVVDSMTDDFNPDRYHDDYQEHLHELIQAKLEGGEAFTTEEQPQELDETEDVSDLLAKLEASVKARKEQGSSSRSGRSGSGSDEEESDDTDDSDGGSARKAPAKKLAAKKAPAKKTAAKKAAKKAPAKK is encoded by the coding sequence ATGCGGTCCATCTGGAAGGGCTCCATCGCGTTCGGGCTGGTCAATGTCCCGGTCAAGGTGTACAGCGCCACCGAGGACCACGACATCAAGTTCCATCAGGTGCACGAGAAGGACAACGGACGCATCCGCTACAAGCGGGTGTGTGAGGTGTGCGGTGAGGTCGTCGAGTACCGCGACATCGCCAAGGCCTACGAATCCGATGACGGACAGACCGTCATCATCACCGATGACGACATCTCGACGCTCCCCGAAGAACGTAGCCGCGAGATCGAGGTGCTGGAGTTCGTGCCCGCCGGCGATCTCGACCCGCTGATGTACGACCGGTCGTATTTCCTGGAGCCCGACGGAAAGTCGGCGAAGTCCTACGTGCTGCTCGCCCAGACGCTGAAGGAGACCGACCGGGTTGCGATCGTGAACTTCGCGCTGCGTAACAAGACCCGACTGGCCGCCCTGCGGGTCAAGGATTTCAGCAAGCGCGACGTGATGATGATTCACACCCTGCTGTGGCCTGACGAGATCCGCGATCCGGACTTCCCGGTGCTCGACAAGAAGGTCGACGTCAAGCCCGCCGAGCTGAAGATGGCCAGTCAGGTCGTGGATTCCATGACCGACGACTTCAATCCGGACCGCTACCACGACGACTATCAGGAGCATTTGCACGAGCTGATCCAGGCGAAACTCGAAGGCGGAGAAGCATTTACCACCGAAGAGCAGCCGCAGGAGCTCGACGAGACCGAGGATGTCTCCGATCTGCTGGCCAAGCTGGAAGCTAGCGTGAAGGCCCGCAAGGAGCAAGGCTCGTCGAGCAGGTCGGGTCGATCAGGGTCCGGCTCCGATGAAGAGGAGTCGGACGACACCGATGACTCCGACGGCGGGTCGGCCAGGAAGGCGCCAGCCAAGAAATTGGCTGCCAAGAAAGCACCCGCCAAGAAGACAGCGGCCAAAAAGGCGGCCAAGAAGGCACCGGCCAAGAAGTAG